A single window of Nicotiana sylvestris chromosome 3, ASM39365v2, whole genome shotgun sequence DNA harbors:
- the LOC104248538 gene encoding uncharacterized protein translates to MVTSWIVNSLCKDIVDSVEYASNAFELWRELEDRYDQTNGTKLYQIQKEVNDLSQGVLDINGYYTKMKKLWEELNMISAKSQCTCQCTYGAKENMHKSEQDRRLIQFLMGLNEVYTSILMMNPLPSMAQAFSLLIQEEKQREVKPQSQLMMESVSLNVNVPSHSSLNRAPMHNNNFRTNYSPNNHSSTSRPRPFCDYCKRAGHTKDKCFKLHGYPQDFNHNPKYQKVKRTAANVHWTPIDNFHVNGEEMQPQSNHSNVSLTKEQYGQLVTLLQHFQTSSGGDNPENNTIGGNANFAGPFNEEASGDW, encoded by the exons ATGGTAACCTCTTGGATTGTCAATTCTCTATGCAAAGATATTGTTGACAGTGTCGAATATGCTAGTAATGCCTTCGAGTTGTGGAGAGAGTTAGAGGATAGGTACGATCAGACGAATGGTACCAAATTGTACCAAATCCAAAAGGAAGTTAACGATTTGTCTCAAGGTGTGCTTGATATTAATGGATATTATACGAAAATGAAGAAACTTTGGGAGGAATTGAACATGATAAGTGCCAAATCGCAGTGCACTTGCCAATGTACATATGGAGCTAAGGAAAATATGCACAAATCTGAGCAAGACAGAAGGCTCATCCAATTCCTTATGGGATTGAACGAGGTATACACCAGCATACTTATGATGAATCCCTTACCATCCATGGCACAAGCCTTTTCTCTCCTCATTCAGGAGGAAAAACAAAGAGAAGTGAAACCGCAAAGCCAACTTATGATGGAATCTGTCTCTCTAAATGTCAATGTTCCTTCACATAGCAGCCTGAACAGGGCACCTATGCATAATAATAATTTCAGGACAAACTACTCTCCAAATAACCACTCCTCTACTAGTAGACCTCGTCCCTTTTGTGATTACTGCAAGCGTGCTGGTCACACCAAAGACAAATGCTTCAAGCTCCATGGTTATCCTCAAGATTTCAATCACAATCCTAAGTATCAAAAGGTCAAGAGAACTGCAGCAAATGTGCATTGGACTCCAATTGACAATTTTCATGTGAATGGTGAGGAAATGCAGCCCCAAAGCAACCACTCTAATGTCAGTCTTACCAAAGAACAATATGGCCAATTGGTGACTCTGCTTCAGCATTTTCAGACTAGCTCTGGTGGAGATAACCCAGAAAACAATACTATTGGTGGAAATGCGAATTTTGCAG GCCCCTTCAACGAAGAGGCCTCTGGAGATTGGTAA
- the LOC104248529 gene encoding peptidyl-prolyl cis-trans isomerase FKBP17-2, chloroplastic-like: MATLFGSPPFVSHPITRTNLSSSSQTPPPSQPPNQPPQPQTPPPSQNLSATSSEPLSPATAANVQPQKPSSKPARLSTTAESTDWIASSLTRRFGLGVGLAWAGFLAFGVVSEQIKTRLEVSQQETNTRVVEKEEEVVLPNGIRYYELKIGGGATPRPGDLVVIDVKGSVEGSGKVFVDTFGKKKKPLALVMGSRPYSMGICEGIEYVLKSMKAGGKRRVIIPPNLGFGEEGADLGTRLQIPPSATLEYIIEVDKVSIAPA, encoded by the exons ATGGCAACCTTGTTTGGATCACCACCATTTGTGTCTCACCCAATTACCAGAACTAACTTGTCTTCATCCTCACAAACTCCTCCTCCTTCTCAGCCACCAAATCAACCTCCACAACCACAAACTCCACCACCATCTCAAAATCTAAGTGCAACTTCTTCAGAACCTCTATCACCTGCCACTGCAGCTAATGTGCAGCCACAAAAGCCTAGTAGTAAACCTGCCCGCCTATCGACAACTGCAGAATCTACTGATTGGATTGCCTCTTCCTTAACAAGGAGATTTGGCCTTGGTGTTGGACTTGCTTGGGCTGGTTTTCTTGCTTTTGGTGTTGTTTCTGAGCAAATCAAGACTCGCCTTGAAGTgtctcaacaagaaacaaatacaAG GGTTGtcgagaaagaagaagaagtggTCTTGCCCAATGGGATAAG GTATTATGAACTGAAAATCGGCGGCGGCGCAACTCCACGGCCAGGAGATTTAGTAGTGATAGATGTGAAGGGAAGTGTAGAAGGCAGTGGAAAAGTATTTGTGGATACATTTGGTAAGAAGAAGAAGCCACTGGCATTAGTAATGGGATCAAGACCTTATAGTATGGGAATATGTGAAGGTATAGAATATGTTTTAAAAAGTATGAAAGCTGGTGGAAAAAGAAGAGTGATTATTCCTCCTAATTTGGGATTTGGTGAAGAAGGAGCAGATTTAGGAACAAGATTGCAAATTCCTCCATCTGCTACTCTTGAGTATATTATTGAGGTTGACAAGGTTTCTATTGCACCTGCTTAG